Genomic DNA from Candidatus Nitronereus thalassa:
GGGAATAATGAACAAGCCTGAGCTTGAAGAACAGCGAAGCGCCGTGCCCGAACGGGACCGATATGACCTCATTATTATTGGGGGTGGTCCAGCCGGTTTGACGGCTGCAGTCTATGCCTCGCTTCTCAGGATGCGGGCCTTCCTGGTCACGTCGAACGTTGGTGGTCAAACAGTGGAGGGATCAAAGATTGAAAACTATATGGGCTACGAGTTCATATCAGGGCAAGAACTCGTTAAGAAATTCCAAGACCAGTTGCTTCAACACAATTACCTCGATCACCGGATTACCGAAATCACGTCCGTTCAATCATTTGAAAATCACTTTCTCGTCACAGACAAAAGAGAGGCTCAGTATGAAGCCTCGGCGGTAATTATCGCCACCGGCATGCGCCGTCGTCTCTTGAATGTGCCCGGAGAAGAACGATTGCAGCGCCAAGGGGTGTTCTATCAACACATGGAAGAAGGTGCGCTCGTTACCGGCCACGAGGTCGCGGTCGTGGGTGGCGGCAATTCAGCTTTACAGGGAGCCAGTGAACTTTCGCGGATATGTCCGAAAGTCTATGTCGTTTCAATTGGAGAGTGGACCGCCGATTTAGCCGTCCGAGAAGAAGTTGAGTCCCTCGGAAATGTTGTCGCACTGAAGGGATATGCAGTGGAAGAAATCTGGGGGGATCGACGGGTTTCTGCAGTGAAGGTGAAATGTCAGGAGACAGGAAAAGAGCGCTACTTGCAAGTGCATGGAGTGTTTATCGAGATAGGATGGAGACCCTTTGCCGATTTAGTTTCCTCGCTTGTCGATTTGAACGCACGGGGTGAAATTCAAATTCGTCCGGATTGTTCGACTTCTTGCCCTGGGATCTTTGCGGCAGGAGATGTCACCGATGCCTTTGGCAAGCGGGTCATTATCGCGACAGGTGAAGGAGCCAAAGCCGCGCTAAGCGCTCACGAATATCTCATGAGAAGGGAAAAGGAAGGCATGTAGGGTTGGCAGGTGAAGGTCGGCTTACGCCAATATAAGTGTTGAGCGTAGACCTTTGGTTGGATGGCTCTGATTTGAAAGGAGGTCTTGACGATGGGGCAGGATAAAGAAATGGATCGAGTGTGCGGAATGCGGATGGACATCAAGGATAACCACTTGACGAGTGTATACAAGGAAGAGACGTATTACTTCTGTTCAGAAGGATGCAAAGCTAAATTCGATCATGAACCGGAATACTATATGGAAAAGTTTTAAGGTCAAAAACCATAAATGATGGATGGTGAATAGTCATGGAGCTGATGAACCAACCAAGGCAACAATTTTTTTTACGCTTTCTCGATGCTGTGAAAAGGTTTCCCCAACGATATTGAAAGCGTGTAGGTCACTGGCTAGTACAAGACCACCTTTAACTTAGGGCTGACGTTGACGACTGCCGAGTTTTTGTAATTTTCATAAGTTGTTCAACCAGCCACTAATGGAGGGAATAAAGGCAAAATCATGGGTCGATCGAAAATTACGGTAGTGGGGGCGGGCTTCGTTGGGGGTACGATTGCGCAACGTTTGGTTGAGACTGACTCCTATGACGTGGTGTTACTGGATGTGGTCGAAGGGCTTCCGCAAGGGAAAGCGTTAGACCTTTCTGAAGCCAGTCCCATCTGCGGCTTTGAGCCTCGAATCGTGGGAACCAACCGATTCGACGATACGGCGGACTCTTCA
This window encodes:
- a CDS encoding NAD(P)/FAD-dependent oxidoreductase — encoded protein: MNKPELEEQRSAVPERDRYDLIIIGGGPAGLTAAVYASLLRMRAFLVTSNVGGQTVEGSKIENYMGYEFISGQELVKKFQDQLLQHNYLDHRITEITSVQSFENHFLVTDKREAQYEASAVIIATGMRRRLLNVPGEERLQRQGVFYQHMEEGALVTGHEVAVVGGGNSALQGASELSRICPKVYVVSIGEWTADLAVREEVESLGNVVALKGYAVEEIWGDRRVSAVKVKCQETGKERYLQVHGVFIEIGWRPFADLVSSLVDLNARGEIQIRPDCSTSCPGIFAAGDVTDAFGKRVIIATGEGAKAALSAHEYLMRREKEGM
- a CDS encoding YHS domain-containing protein, whose product is MGQDKEMDRVCGMRMDIKDNHLTSVYKEETYYFCSEGCKAKFDHEPEYYMEKF